A region of Marasmius oreades isolate 03SP1 unplaced genomic scaffold unpl_scf_1, whole genome shotgun sequence DNA encodes the following proteins:
- the POL2_4 gene encoding DNA polymerase epsilon catalytic subunit produces the protein MAEGQQRLGSVIQKVITIPAAMQRVANPLPRIHHPDWLHRRVANAVDKFKQNKLTDFFKPAGVLDGSGEHIHDIEDDTGTSQVPPRTG, from the coding sequence ATGGCTGAAGGACAACAACGTCTTGGCTCAGTCATCCAAAAGGTGATTACCATCCCCGCTGCGATGCAGAGGGTTGCGAACCCTTTACCTCGAATCCACCATCCCGACTGGTTACACAGGCGTGTTGCCAACGCCGTGGACAAATTCAAGCAGAACAAACTAACAGACTTTTTTAAACCCGCTGGCGTTCTAGATGGCTCTGGAGAACATATCCATGATATTGAAGATGACACTGGTACTTCCCAGGTGCCTCCTCGCACCGGTTGA